Within the Deltaproteobacteria bacterium genome, the region GCCGGGGAGGCGGTGGCCGTGAGCGTCTCGATCTCGCACCTGCGTGATCGGCGGCGCGAAAGCCTCGGCGCCGTTGTCATTGCCCGTGACATCAGGGAACGCAAGCTCGCCGAGCACGAGTTGCAGCAGGCGAAGGCCGCCGCCGAAGCCGCTAACCGCTCGAAGAGCGAGTTCTTGGCCAACATGAGCCACGAGATTCGCACGCCCATGAACGTCATCATGGGCATGACCGACATGGCTCTGGACACGGCCCTGGCCCCTGAGCCGCGCGAATATCTCGAGATCGTCAAGGCATCGGCCAACTCCCTGCTGGGGGTCATCAACGACATCCTCGACTTCTCGCGCATGGAGGCCGGCAAGTTGTCGGTGGAAGCGCAGCCGTTCGGGTTGCGTGGCAGTGTCACCGAGGCGTTGAAAACCGTAACGGTGCCCGCGCAGGCAAAGGGGCTTCTATTGAACGCCACCTTCGCGCCCGAGCTGCCGGAGGTCGTGGTCGGCGATGCTGGACGCCTGGGACAGGTGTTGCTCAACCTAGTCGGCAACGCCATCAAATTCACCGACCGCGGCGAGATCGCGGTTTGCGTCGGTATCGCGCAAGACGGAGCGGGCGGTGAACCGGTTGCGGATACCTCAGCGGGCAATTCGCAGCCGGGAATCACGCTGCATTTCGCGGTGCGCGACAGCGGCATCGGTATTGCCGCCGACAAGCTGGAAGCAATCTTCGAGCCCTTCGAGCAAGGTGATGGCTCGACCACACGCACTTACGGCGGCACCGGGCTGGGCTTGTCGATCTGCCGGCGGCTGGTGGAGCTGATGGGCGGGCGCATCTGGGCCGAAAGCACCGTGGGTGAGGGCAGCACGTTCTACTTCACCGCGCGCCTGGGGCTGGCGAACGAATCAGCCGCACCGACGGCACCGAGCTGAGATCGGCACCGGCGGAGCCAGCGCGCCGCGATCGAGCCGTTGATTCGGCCGCGGGTTGCAGCCATGATTGCCGCGTTCGCCCCCGGGCACTGGCTTCGGACCTGAGAGCCTGTGAGGAAATTCCCGGGACGACGCACGTTATCATGCACATCCAGCCGCCCGATGACCCCGAGTTGCTGCGCCGCTTCGCCAAAGAGGGCATGCCCAATTTCCGCTGAGGCCGGCCGTTTGCGCGGTCGGCTCGGTCGCTGTAGCCGAAGGCGCCGGACGGCGGGACCGCCCGCGAAGCCGCGCCGCGCCGTTGCATGCGCAAGCGAAGCTGTTATCCGTCGGGCTGGATTCGAAGAGGAGATGCGCCGCCATGAATGACAGCTCGAAGAACGCAGCCCCGGCGCCGGGGACCGACTTCATCCGCCAGATCGTCACCGCCGACCTGCAAAGCGGTAAGCATTCGTCCGTGTGTACCCGTTTTCCCCCCGAGCCCAACGGCTATCTCCACATCGGTCACGCCAAGTCGATTTGCCTCAACTTCGGCATCGCGCGCGAGTTCGGCGGCGTCTGCCACCTGCGCTTCGACGACACCAACCCGGCCAAGGAGGACGTCGAATACGTCGACTCAATCCAAGAAGACGTGCGCTGGCTCGGCTTCGATTGGGCCGACAAGATGTTCTATGCCTCGGACTACTTCGAGCGGCTCTACCAGTTCGCCGTCGAGCTGATCCGCAAGGGCAAGGCCTTCGTCTGTCACCTCAGCGCGGAGGATACCCGCGCCTACCGTGGCACGCTCACCGAAGCGGGCAAGAACAGTCCCTATCGCAACCGTTCGGTGGAAGAGAACCTGGCGCTGTTCGAGCAGATGCGCCGGGGCGAGCTGGCGGAAGGCACCTGCGTCCTGCGCGCCAAGGTCGACATGGCCTCGCCCAACATCAACATGCGTGATCCGGCCGTGTACCGCATCAAGAAAGCTCACCACCATCGCACCGGCGATGCCTGGTGCATCTACCCGATGTACGACTTCGCCCACGGTCTCTCGGACGCCATCGAGGGCATCACCCACTCGATCTGCACGCTCGAATTCGAGGATCACCGCCCGCTCTACGATTGGTTCCTCGATCAGCTCGACGTTCCCTGCCACCCGCAGCAGATCGAGTTCGCCCGCCTGAACCTGACCTATACCGTACTCAGCAAACGCAAGCTGCTGCAACTCGTGCGCGACGGGCACGTCGAGGGTTGGGATGACCCGCGTATGCCCACCCTGGCCGGCTATCGCCGGCGCGGCTACACCCCCGAAGCGATTCGCACCTTCTGCGACCGCATCGGCGTGGCCAAGGCCA harbors:
- a CDS encoding glutamine--tRNA ligase/YqeY domain fusion protein, translating into MNDSSKNAAPAPGTDFIRQIVTADLQSGKHSSVCTRFPPEPNGYLHIGHAKSICLNFGIAREFGGVCHLRFDDTNPAKEDVEYVDSIQEDVRWLGFDWADKMFYASDYFERLYQFAVELIRKGKAFVCHLSAEDTRAYRGTLTEAGKNSPYRNRSVEENLALFEQMRRGELAEGTCVLRAKVDMASPNINMRDPAVYRIKKAHHHRTGDAWCIYPMYDFAHGLSDAIEGITHSICTLEFEDHRPLYDWFLDQLDVPCHPQQIEFARLNLTYTVLSKRKLLQLVRDGHVEGWDDPRMPTLAGYRRRGYTPEAIRTFCDRIGVAKANSTVDVAMLEHAIREDLNRRAPRVMAVLKPLKVVIDNYPEDRVEELEAVNNPEDASAGTRRVPFSRILYIEEDDFRETPPPKYFRLSPGKEVRLRYAYFITCQRVVKDPATGEVVEVHCTYDPATRGGDAPDGRKVKSTLHWVSAAHALSAEVRLYDRLFAKEFPDREENFLDAVNPNSLVVIEGCKIEPALAAGKPGDRFQFERQGYFSVDPKRSQPGAPVFNRIVSLKDTWAKIAQRGT